The Miscanthus floridulus cultivar M001 chromosome 6, ASM1932011v1, whole genome shotgun sequence genomic interval accacccaatgtgtttggagaacacacagtcgacatgggtttatgatatagcctatgatttccggacaataaagggccaaaagttaaagaatctgtttcagaacagagatgtgcattgtagctgttaagtctatcggcgattgaccgtgacgatgaagcatgctctatgcactaatctatgatggaacaaataaaagtgaaagggattAAAATCAAAGTtcaaagttaaagtatgagttgagatcaagggggaaatgttagaattgatctcatccgtcttgacccaacggtcgagacggaccccttgaccgcgtcctgatcggggacgtccagccatttagtggctagtgggcccccgtcgcacaatgcctataaagaggaggtggggtaAACGGCTCGGGATATgaggttcaccgccgccacagccccactgtcctaaccctaatccgatccagagggtagcactgccagcggcgggaagcgccactgcctccaccaccgccggtctccacAGCTACACCaaacgtcgctgcccgtgcgcagatctTCACCGACGAACCAGCGAATGCAGGGAGCTCCTCcgacggtcagatgctcctacatcccctctctctctctctctcctacttCCGAAGCAAACTCTAGGTCTATGTGATTCAATTAGAAAGGAACTCACCCACTGGATCCACTACTAGATGATCCAAACTATTTAACAGCAGTGACAGAGCCAGTTCGTTTTCTTCTaatatttagaaaaaaataaaacatatcGTAGTCTCTGCATAGACTCCCCTCATAAATGGGTACACGTTTTGTTTTTAACAAGAGATTTGCATCGCAGATATCACATTCAGCACAAGCCTTATATTGCACATAAGATGACAATGTATCAAGGAAACCATATAAAATGGACTGATCCTCTCATATCTACACATCACGTAAGAGAGAATTATTTGGAGTCATCCTTGGTCTCATTACCATTGTTTTCACTACCTTTAGGATGATAAGACAACTCTTCCTTTGAGTATACAAATCGGCATTGGAAAATTTGCCCCGACTTGGCCAATTATTTGCACAATTCAGTTTGCTTATAAAGCAAACTGCCAACAAGGCATGGGATCGATTCTTAATCTTTCTGTGTGAGAATCCATGTTCATGTAAGATCCAGGTGCCTCTTGTATCCACAGTTTACTGGCTCTGAGGTAGCATCTGGTCATCAGGCATCTGCAATTCCAATTGAGATGACAACTGCTGCCTTAAAGCTAGAGGGAGGACAACTCTTAGTTACCAGCACCTGAGGCAACTTCATCATTCATAACAGCTGAATTGTCATCAGGAATCTTTGCTGTTTCCAGTTCTGTCTTTTCTGAAGACCCTTCAGGTAGGCTAATGGATGCCGGATGCATCTCTGTACATATATCAAAAATAGATGCAGTTTCTGGTTTGTTTGTGTTTGTCTCGTCTTCAGAATTTAAGGAAGAGGCACGATATAAATTTTCTTCCAGTGGGGACCCCTGATCTTGTAGATTATTTCTGCTCATGGGATCAGTTGCTCCATCATCAATGACATTTAGTTCCTTGTTATCATCATCAGAAACTGACACACCATCAACGCACTCCGTATGTACTGTTTCAACATCTGGTTCCCGAGTAGACCCTTGAGACTCAACTCCACCACTAGACCCGAGCAGAATATCCCTCCTTACAACATTAAACAAAATACCATTTTCAATCTTTTCAGGCCGCAACAAGTCACCTTCAGAAACCACGATACTTGTTGAAGGGCCAAATGCCGATCTAGGAGTAATAGTATCATGGATATCTAAAGCTGAATTGTCCAAGCTCCTATCGATTGCTTCTCTACTCACTGCATGAGCTGCGAAGGTACCAGCGTTTGGTGTCACAAGATCAGTTATGTCTTCCCTCGATGGAATTGTTCTGAATTCTGTGTCGATCTCAAGATTCTGAACAAAGCTGATGAATTTATTGGCTGAGGCTGTCCTCATAAGAGGTCCACCACTTCTTGTCCAAGAGTGTAAATCAATACTCTCAGATTCACTGTCACTGCTCTCGTGTGCACTTCTCTGAAGATACTGGTTTCTGGTAGATGTTCCAGCAACTCCTCCAGGTCCTTGAGGAGATGTAAGCATTTCTTCTTCAAGAGAACCAGCTGAATTCTCTCTTGCTATGAGATTCCAGGATGGAATCCTCCTAGATGGGCAGAACCTGATTGCTGGACCATATCCTTGCGATGCGGATGCTCTTTCTGCACTCCTCTTTAGCCTACGCAAGTGGTTCAGGAGGGCAACACATTCATCCAGTGCAAGCTCAATAGCACAATTTGCCCTGATGGCTGATAGCTTTTCCCAAGTGCATCGCCTACCTTGATTCGCAGCCTTCTGAAGCTCAGCATAAGACGGGTTCTGTATCATCTTGGAATACTGATGATAGTGGGAAAGAAATCATGTGTAAGTTTACTGATTACCATGTCAATAATTGAAATTTGCTTGAATAATGTGAAAAGAACATTTGCATGAAAGGAGAGAGAATAGGAAACATTGCAGACCTGCGCAAGAGTGGCTGGCATAACAACTGTAACATCGCCTTCCCAATCTTGAGCAAATAATTTAGCTAATCCTCCAAGAGGAAATCCAAGTTCCAGAACTTGATTACACCTATGTTTAACTTCCATCTCGGCAAGTTCAGCGAGCTAAATACAAGAAATAATAAACATGTATTAGTACATCATAACATGCCTGCAGATGATACTTTAGTAAAATGAACTATCTGACCAGAGTATCATCTATTATTTGCAGCAAATAATTCTAGCAGTGTAGTGGGACGTTATGCTACTTAGACATTAACATGCTACCATTCCTGGTATGTCAGAAGGCATGTCATATGACAACTGTAGGTAAAAGAAGAAATATCTTTATGTTTTACATGGATTGGAAGCATGTCCAATAAAAAGTATATCTGCATTGTAAGAGGAAATAAGACAAACTCAATAAAAAGAATACAACAAGGATGACATACCTTGGCAGCAAAGCTGCCTCCATAAGCCCTGACGATTTCCTTTAGTCTCAACAGCGGAGCTATGTGAGGATTGGCTTGGCTTACTATGAAATGATTCACATTGAATAGTTCCTTCAGTTGCTTCATGGGTAAATCGCTTTCTAAGCTCCCATCTCTCCAGCGGCGGGTTGGAGCAACAGTTCGTTCCTCCATGCCTAATAAGAATGGAGCATGGAAAGGAATGGTGTGACCGAATCTATCTTTTGCCATCAATTCTTGGGCCTCAAAAAGACCAGGAAAAGCACAGGATGCTGTTACTGCGCTCCAGATAAGAACATGAGGTGATGTTAAATAGTTTAGGCATCGAGGCGGCTCGTGCTTCCTTGGAGAACACACGGTGACAACAAGAATCCGACCAGTCATGTCATAAGCTTCTTGAAATGTCAAATTGCTGGTAAGGTTTCTCAAAAGCACCTGCAAGTGCCTTATATCATGAACAGCCCCTTGTGTCAAAATTCTTTTAACCACAGGAAAGATTCCACCCATCTGGTCAAAAAATTTCAGGGAATGCCACTCTTCAAAAAAGCTCTCCAGCTCAGGCCATGATCTCGTTGCTACTATAGAACACATTATCGAGCCAACACTTGATCCTGAAATTATCCTTGGCAAAAGTTTATGTTCTACCAAGGTTTTAACAACACCCACATGAAAGGATCCCAATGAAGCACCTCCACTTAGCAGCAAGGCTGTTCTACCAAAGGCATGTCTTGTCTCATGCATAAATGCGAGTTTCTCTTCAAGAGGCAACTCATCGGAATCAGAATCACAGACCATTTTCAGTTGAGTAGATACTTCCTCAATGTATTCCTTTATGAGTCTAGGCACCTGGCGAGCAAGAACATTACAACAAAATAAATTAATGACCAACATAGTGCTACGCTAGTGTTACAAGCTCTAACACCTGAACACTGGGTAGACAAAAGAACAACTATAAAGTGCAAACACAACATCCTGACACAAAGATGTGCCAAAGATGCAATACGTTCATAATGCATTTGTCATTGTCACTTGCAGAAATTGTAGGCTAAATGTTTTGCAGATCTTAATTTATAATATGTGATTACATTTTGTAACTCAAAAGGAATAGGATAGATAGCAGGTCCAGATATGTACAGATGGGAATTGTTCATCCCCAAATTAGAGTCACGAGTTTACTCTGATATGATAAAACGAGTGGTCAAGAAGATTGACGCACCGCTTCCTCCTAGCTAAACCATATGGTGGTCTCTCTCAGAGCAGTCATCAGATGGCGTCGACATTTCGTTCGACTCGATGGCAGAGGATTACGTACCTGCAGCCTCCCTTTGTGCAGTTCGGGGTTGCACATATTGCCGAGGTTCCTGAGCAGGTCAGCGCGCATGCAGAAAACGATGTCCCTGAGCGATCCCTCCTGGCGCCGGTGCCTGAGCTCGCGGAGCTTATTGCGGACGAGCTCCTCGTCGTAGAGGTCGGCGTCGCTGGCGCGGCGCGGGGTGGCCTCGCGCTCCAGCATCCGCGCCGCGTGCGCCCACTCCTCGTAGGTGAGCGCGGCGCGCATCATGTTCCGCCAGAACTTGCGGCGGTAGGCGGACTGCACCCTCGCCCGCAGCCCCGCCCTGCCGCGTCGGCCCCGCAGCAGGAGCGCGACGGCGCAGACGGCGAGCAGGATCCCGCGCGTGTTGTCGCGCGGGTGTAGCCACGCCGCCGCGACAGGCAGCGCGGCGCGCAGCGCCGTGGCCAGGCGGTGCCGCAGGCGCGCCGCGGAGCCGCAGAGCAGCACCCGGAGCGCGACGGCGCGGCCCAGCGCCGTGGACGGGCCGATGGCGAACGCCCCCACCGGCGCCTCGCTGGCGATGTCATCCATTTGGGTGGTGGCGCAGCGCTGCAGCGCAGAAGGTCACCCGCTCACGGCGGCCGCGGGCGTCTTGGATGGCTGTATCGGTTCGGATCAGAGCTAGAGCTGGAAGGTCGGAGGGAGAAGGCGAGTGTTGCTTGACTACAGCTATCTACGCACGAGCGTGTTGGATTGGAGTTTGGCAAGtcgggaggaggcggcggcgagaGAGGGGGATCACAAGAGGACGACGAGGAGTCGTGGGCGCGTCACGCGTGGGGACAAGGACAAGCCGCATGTGGGAGAGGGCCAGAAGGGGAGGCCGCCGTCTGAGTCAGGAAAACCAAAAGACGGGCGAGGAGATAAGGGAGGAGGAGGCAGCGCAACGTGACCAACAACCAGAGGCTGCCATCAcgcaaaacttttttttttttttttttgtcttttacGTCATTTCATCCGTCTTCCATTTGATTTTTATCGTTTACCCGCTCTAACCTATAGGGTCGGCCAGTGAAAACGTCCAAAATATTCTTCTCTCATACTCTTATcctcttctttctctctctccgaCTGGTGAAATCAAGATGTCGGCGTATTTGGAATGCAGTAGGCAAAGAGGGTCGGGCCGTAGGAGCGGAGGTGCGGCGGGGTGCCCGCAGCGGCCATGCAGCAGACAACGGAAAAGCCCATGGCGGGGTCGCGGGTGGCGGTGGCGAGGTGCGCGACGCTGGTGAGGGTGGATGCGGTCGCCCGCGCGGTCGCTGGAGTGGAGCTTGCTCGTCCCGGGGTGGCGGGGCAGCTCGCCCGCGCGCCGGTCGTGGTGGCTGGGGGAGCTCGTCGTGCGCCATGGCGGTGGCCAGGATGCAGCCCCCATGCCCGCCCGTGGTGGGCGGGGGGAGCCCGTGCGCGCGCCGGCACGGTGCCCAAGGGAGCTCGCCGCGCGCCGGGGCGGTGGCCGGGACAGAGCTCCCATGCGCGCCCGCGGTGGCTGGGGGGAGCCCGTGCGCGCGCAGGTGGCGGTTGCCGGGGTGGAGCTCGCCGCCTGTTGCTCCAGGCGCTGCTGCTGCAAGAGGTCGAGCTCGCCACGGCCGTCAACGTTTGCTGCGGATTGCCGTGCGCGTCGGCGTCAATGGCGACGCCCACGTTCGCACAGCAGGGAACGAGTGAGGCCAGAGAGAGCCAGAGGGAGGGCGAGCAGAGCTCGGCGCATCGCCTCAAGAAGCCCGCGCAGTCGGTTCCGCCTGGCGCGCCCCCAATGCTCCTGGGGCCGGCCACGCCGTGCCTAGGGCTAGCCGCGCCGCACGCGGCCGCACACCTGCTGGCActgcccgcgagctcgccgcgcTTGCCATGGCAGCCCAGCCTGACGGGGTGCCGCGCGGCCTCCAATCCGACGTGTAGGGC includes:
- the LOC136459058 gene encoding triacylglycerol lipase SDP1-like, coding for MDDIASEAPVGAFAIGPSTALGRAVALRVLLCGSAARLRHRLATALRAALPVAAAWLHPRDNTRGILLAVCAVALLLRGRRGRAGLRARVQSAYRRKFWRNMMRAALTYEEWAHAARMLEREATPRRASDADLYDEELVRNKLRELRHRRQEGSLRDIVFCMRADLLRNLGNMCNPELHKGRLQVPRLIKEYIEEVSTQLKMVCDSDSDELPLEEKLAFMHETRHAFGRTALLLSGGASLGSFHVGVVKTLVEHKLLPRIISGSSVGSIMCSIVATRSWPELESFFEEWHSLKFFDQMGGIFPVVKRILTQGAVHDIRHLQVLLRNLTSNLTFQEAYDMTGRILVVTVCSPRKHEPPRCLNYLTSPHVLIWSAVTASCAFPGLFEAQELMAKDRFGHTIPFHAPFLLGMEERTVAPTRRWRDGSLESDLPMKQLKELFNVNHFIVSQANPHIAPLLRLKEIVRAYGGSFAAKLAELAEMEVKHRCNQVLELGFPLGGLAKLFAQDWEGDVTVVMPATLAQYSKMIQNPSYAELQKAANQGRRCTWEKLSAIRANCAIELALDECVALLNHLRRLKRSAERASASQGYGPAIRFCPSRRIPSWNLIARENSAGSLEEEMLTSPQGPGGVAGTSTRNQYLQRSAHESSDSESESIDLHSWTRSGGPLMRTASANKFISFVQNLEIDTEFRTIPSREDITDLVTPNAGTFAAHAVSREAIDRSLDNSALDIHDTITPRSAFGPSTSIVVSEGDLLRPEKIENGILFNVVRRDILLGSSGGVESQGSTREPDVETVHTECVDGVSVSDDDNKELNVIDDGATDPMSRNNLQDQGSPLEENLYRASSLNSEDETNTNKPETASIFDICTEMHPASISLPEGSSEKTELETAKIPDDNSAVMNDEVASGAGN